One Microbacter margulisiae genomic window carries:
- a CDS encoding glycoside hydrolase family 5 protein, which translates to MATHYLKSFITGVISLFLTITITSAKPIGQVEHHFFHVEHQNLIAPNGKSFLIQGINLGNWLNPEGYMFLFNKTSCFRSIDEAFKEMVGPQFVNHFWQQFQDTYITRQDIHFIRETGMNTVRIPFHYKLFTYEDYMGANNPKRGFELLDKVIAWCHAEGLYVILDMHDAPGGQTGDNIDDSYGYPWLMVNTQEQQKYCAIWQKIALHYANNPTVLGYDLLNEPIAPYFPDLAMLNQQLEPLYKKVVASIRQVDKNHIVILGGAQWDGNFKVFNDSKFDNNMMYTCHRYGCDTVQNAIQDFLDFRAKVNLPLYMGETGENSDAWIGGFRRLLEQNHMGWTFWPYKKMQNTRCMVSIQKPRNWDEIIAFTEKDHSVFDQIRKNRPSQEVVKTALNELLDNIKFVHCSINKGYIEALGMNP; encoded by the coding sequence ATGGCAACACATTATTTAAAATCGTTCATAACAGGCGTTATATCATTGTTTTTAACGATAACAATAACATCTGCCAAACCCATTGGTCAGGTAGAGCATCATTTCTTTCATGTAGAACATCAAAATCTGATAGCACCCAATGGAAAATCGTTTTTGATTCAAGGTATTAATTTGGGAAACTGGCTTAATCCTGAAGGATATATGTTTCTTTTTAATAAAACCAGTTGTTTCCGTTCTATAGACGAGGCATTTAAAGAAATGGTAGGGCCGCAGTTTGTAAATCATTTCTGGCAACAATTTCAGGATACATATATTACCCGTCAAGATATTCATTTCATCCGTGAAACAGGAATGAATACAGTTCGAATACCTTTTCATTACAAGCTCTTTACGTATGAAGATTATATGGGAGCTAATAATCCAAAGCGTGGTTTTGAATTACTTGATAAAGTAATTGCTTGGTGTCATGCCGAGGGGTTGTATGTGATTTTGGATATGCACGATGCTCCGGGCGGGCAGACAGGAGATAATATTGATGATAGCTATGGCTATCCCTGGTTGATGGTGAATACACAGGAACAACAGAAATATTGCGCCATTTGGCAAAAGATTGCACTCCACTATGCCAATAATCCGACGGTGTTAGGCTATGACTTATTAAACGAGCCCATTGCTCCCTATTTCCCTGATCTTGCAATGTTGAATCAACAGTTGGAACCTCTTTATAAAAAGGTTGTAGCATCTATTCGCCAAGTGGATAAAAATCATATTGTAATACTTGGTGGGGCTCAGTGGGATGGTAATTTTAAGGTGTTTAATGATTCCAAGTTTGATAACAATATGATGTATACGTGTCATCGCTATGGATGTGACACGGTACAAAATGCGATTCAGGATTTTCTGGACTTTCGCGCTAAAGTTAATCTGCCTCTTTATATGGGAGAGACAGGTGAAAATAGTGATGCCTGGATAGGTGGATTCCGTCGTTTACTTGAACAAAATCATATGGGATGGACATTTTGGCCATATAAAAAGATGCAAAATACCCGATGCATGGTTTCCATTCAAAAACCGAGAAATTGGGATGAGATTATCGCATTTACCGAAAAGGATCACTCTGTATTTGATCAAATCCGCAAAAACAGGCCATCACAAGAAGTGGTGAAAACTGCACTAAATGAATTACTTGACAATATAAAGTTTGTACATTGTTCTATTAATAAAGGATATATAGAAGCATTAGGGATGAACCCCTAA